From Leptospira venezuelensis, a single genomic window includes:
- the perRB gene encoding peroxide-responsive transcriptional repressor PerRB has product MTVLGKHKQYCLTPDEIESRLKSVSIQPTMQRISICQYVLCEADHPTAEEVKEWVDKRSLKMSLATVYNTLNVLVSAGLLREFKFSCLGKSVFDSNIDDHFHFFDEKSGKFHDLDSELLTIDSKLPKEFKVNKMDILFTGSLEESNVSV; this is encoded by the coding sequence ATGACTGTTTTAGGTAAACACAAACAATACTGCCTGACTCCGGACGAAATAGAGAGTAGATTAAAATCGGTTTCAATACAACCGACCATGCAAAGGATTTCCATTTGCCAATACGTGCTTTGTGAAGCAGATCATCCAACTGCAGAAGAAGTAAAAGAATGGGTAGATAAGCGATCTTTGAAGATGAGTTTGGCTACCGTTTATAATACTTTGAACGTTTTAGTATCTGCAGGTCTATTAAGAGAATTTAAATTTTCTTGTTTGGGTAAATCGGTATTCGATAGCAATATCGATGACCATTTCCATTTCTTCGATGAGAAGTCAGGCAAATTCCATGATTTGGACTCAGAACTTTTGACCATTGATTCTAAATTACCTAAAGAGTTTAAAGTGAACAAGATGGATATCCTGTTCACCGGATCTTTGGAAGAATCAAACGTCTCCGTATAA
- a CDS encoding helix-turn-helix domain-containing protein, producing the protein MKQADAEELDGKELISSEHITEVVKENLKLIRHTKGLSLDKLASRCGVSRAMLSQIEQGKSVPTIAVLWKIATGLNVPFSELLKEKGTEGVFLLKAENTKVLYSSSKVYSSRALFPFIGGRRVEFYELILKPGGIEVAEAHKAGTTENLVVVQGKLRLRVGDKVVELDAKDSVYFRADVPHEYINPTDTETLMYLVMEYTDEAS; encoded by the coding sequence ATGAAACAGGCCGACGCCGAAGAACTGGATGGGAAGGAACTCATCTCCAGCGAACATATAACAGAAGTCGTTAAAGAAAACCTAAAATTAATTCGCCATACTAAAGGACTCTCATTAGACAAATTGGCATCTCGTTGTGGTGTGAGCCGAGCCATGCTTTCTCAAATAGAGCAAGGTAAAAGTGTTCCTACAATCGCAGTATTATGGAAGATCGCAACTGGTCTTAATGTTCCTTTCAGTGAACTTCTAAAAGAAAAAGGAACAGAGGGAGTTTTTCTCTTAAAAGCAGAGAATACAAAAGTCTTATATTCCAGTTCAAAGGTATATTCTAGTCGTGCCTTGTTTCCGTTTATCGGAGGCAGAAGGGTAGAATTTTACGAACTGATCCTGAAACCAGGTGGAATCGAAGTTGCAGAAGCTCATAAGGCTGGAACAACTGAGAACCTAGTCGTGGTCCAAGGAAAATTGCGCCTCCGTGTGGGGGACAAGGTGGTAGAACTGGATGCAAAGGATTCCGTATATTTTAGAGCGGATGTTCCCCACGAATATATCAATCCAACAGATACTGAGACACTCATGTATCTGGTCATGGAATATACGGACGAAGCTAGCTAA
- a CDS encoding RluA family pseudouridine synthase: MRETKHKFQVPKTPIHKWYEKGFILAVEKPAGIPAQATFDPNRPNLEDLVRQQEKEPDLRLLHRLDRDTSGILLFCKEPSRNKEADSILADSKKTYIAVCNGIPTEKEFRVECFLKDGKGKVSSVRSGGKKAITDFTLLSASKEKNISLIAAKLVTGRRHQIRFHLSFIGTPILGDETYGETSTKSLVPKPKRFLLHSYLLKFKNEFDEDVKIVSEPPSDFQPYLHFFSGIRFPE, translated from the coding sequence ATGAGGGAAACAAAGCACAAATTCCAAGTCCCTAAGACTCCAATCCATAAATGGTATGAAAAGGGATTCATACTCGCTGTAGAAAAACCTGCTGGGATCCCGGCCCAAGCTACATTCGATCCGAACCGTCCTAACTTGGAAGATCTTGTTAGGCAACAAGAGAAGGAGCCAGATCTACGGTTACTTCACAGATTGGATAGAGATACAAGCGGCATTCTATTATTCTGCAAAGAGCCATCCAGAAACAAAGAAGCAGATTCAATCTTAGCTGATTCAAAAAAAACTTACATTGCAGTTTGTAACGGAATTCCAACAGAAAAAGAATTTAGAGTTGAGTGTTTCTTAAAAGACGGAAAAGGAAAAGTAAGTTCAGTTCGTTCAGGTGGTAAAAAAGCGATTACCGATTTTACACTTCTTTCTGCTTCAAAGGAGAAGAACATCTCTTTGATTGCTGCAAAATTAGTTACTGGCAGAAGACACCAGATCCGATTTCATCTATCTTTTATCGGCACTCCTATCTTGGGAGATGAAACTTATGGTGAAACTTCCACTAAAAGTTTAGTTCCTAAACCAAAGCGTTTTTTATTACATTCATATCTTCTAAAATTCAAAAACGAATTTGATGAAGATGTGAAAATTGTATCCGAACCTCCGAGCGATTTTCAACCTTATCTTCACTTTTTTTCTGGCATACGATTCCCAGAATAA